One part of the Nitratidesulfovibrio sp. SRB-5 genome encodes these proteins:
- a CDS encoding UxaA family hydrolase, whose amino-acid sequence GAGDKLVEMAIRTANGRNTAAEVLGHREFVLTRLYESA is encoded by the coding sequence GGCGCCGGCGACAAGCTGGTGGAAATGGCCATCCGCACCGCCAACGGCCGTAACACCGCCGCCGAAGTGCTGGGCCATCGCGAGTTCGTCCTTACCCGTCTGTACGAAAGCGCCTAG